TTTTCAATTTGATCATACATTTCATTACTAGATGAATCTACTATATGCAACAACAAATCAGCGCTAGCCGTCTCCTCAAGAGTAGCGTGAAATGCCTCCACTATAGAATGCGGCAAATCTCTTATGAAACCTACTGTATCAGATAAAATTATATCCTTATCTATATCATCTCCTACCCAAATACGACGAGAAGTAATATCAAGAGTGGCAAATAACTGATTGGCTACATAAACCTTATCCTTAGCAAGGATATTGAAAATAGTAGATTTTCCAGAGTTAGTATACCCTACTAAGGATACAGAAAATGCGCCATTACGCTCACGTAATCCTCTTTGAGAAATCCTTCTTAATTTAATTTTTTTTATGCGCTCCTTCAAAATCTTTACTTTTGAGCCTATAACACGGCGATCCATCTCTAGTTGAGATTCTCCAGGGCCTCTCATTCCTATACCACCCCTCTGGCGTTCTAAATGAGTCCATAATCTAGTTAGCCTAGTGGATAGATGTTTTAGCTGTGCTAGTTCAACTTGAAGCTTTCCCTCGTGACTTTTTGCCCTTAATGCAAAAATATCTAAAATAAGCGATACCCGATCAACTACCCTTACGTTCCAAATTTTTTCAAGGTTTCTATGCTGAGAAGGTAATAGCGCCTGATTAAATAAAATAATCTCTATGGATAGATCATTTAATAAAGATAATATCTTCTGAACATTACCAGAACCTATAAAAAATTTATTATCTGGCATGTCTTTTTTAAATAACTCAATATGCAGTATGTTCGCCCCAGCAGATTGTGCTAGCATGATGAATTCATCTATATCACACTGAAAATTATCTTTATTTAAATTAACAGCAATTACTAATGCACGCATAATATCAATTAAAATAGACACATGTTAATAACATTCAATTAATTCAGAAACTATACAATAAATTATTCTGAATCGGAATTGTATTGTAGGTCTACGGCTCGAGAGGGAACAACAGTAGAAATAGCATGTTTATATATCATCTGAGTTACTGTATTACGCAGTAATACAACGTATTGATCAAAAGCTTCAACTTGCCCCTGAAGTTTAATGCCATTAACTAAATATATTGAAACTGGCACATGATCCCTACGCAATATATTTAAAAATGGATCTTGAAGCATTTGTCCTTTATTATTCATTAGTATTGTCCCATGTATTTATTATAAACATAAATTTATTTTAGATTTAAAAACTTTTTATTAATTTTAATAGCAAAATAAAAATAAAGCTGCAATTTTAGATATATATTTTTTTTATAGAAATATAAATTAAATATAAAAACAAATCACTACAAAGTATAATTTTTTATAAAAAAATTCAATATAATTTGCCGTTGTGTTGAATATACAATTTAAAAAATGACTATAATTAAATATAAGGATTTTTAGATGACTTAAACTCAATTCTAAGAGGGGTCCCAGATAATTTAAACTCTCTTCGAAAAAAGGACTCTAAATACCTAACATATGAATCTTGTATACTCGTTAAACAATTACCATGAATAACTATTACAGGTGGATTTTGCCCCCCTTGATGAGCATAACGCAATTTAGGGACAAATATACCCTTCTTTGGTGGTGGTTGCTGCTTAGTAGCATCTAGTAAAACTCTTGTTACTTTTGGTGTTGGCAATTTAACAAAAGCTGCATCATATGCATCATTTACAGAAAACAATAATCTTTTTATGTTAGTTTTTCTTAAAGCTGATATAAAATACATATTTGCAAATGATAGAAAATGTAATTTTCTTTTAAATTCTCTTTCTATAGCTGAGCGACTGTCTAGTGATATAGAATCCCACTTGTTAATAGCTATAACAATTGCTTTTCCAGACTCTAAAATAAAACTTGCTATGCGTGCATCTTGATCTGATATTCCAGTATTAGCATCTAATGTTAATATCACAACATTACTTTTTTCTATGGACTGGATAGTTTTAATAACAGAAAATTTCTCTATACAATCAGAAACACGGCTACGTCTCCTTAAGCCAGCTGTATCTATCAATACATATGACCTTCCTGAAAAATTGAAATCAATATTTATAGAATCACGTGTTGTCCCTGGAGAGTCAAAAGTAATCAAACGCTCTTCTCCTAGAATACTATTGATCAAGGTAGACTTACCTACGTTAGGTTGACCAACAATAGATAACCTTATTTTTTTATACAGATCATCATTTTGAGAATCAACATTATCATTTTTACTATATTTATCAATATATAATTTAGATTTGAAAATACTTTCTATAAGAAATCCGATTCCATCACCATGGGAAGCAGAAATTAAAAAAGGAGCTCCAAATCCTAATTCATGGAACTCACTTGCTATTGTATCAATAGATCTTCCCTCTGATTTGTTAATAACAAGAAATACATTGGTTACCGATAGTTTTCGTAAAAAATTGGCTATATCGTAATCAGTATTACATAAACCATCTTTACCATCTACCAAGAAAATTACTATATCAGCGTCCAAAATAGCTTGATTAGTTTGATTAGCTATTTTCATATACATTTTATCTTTAGATAAAGGCTCAAAACCACCAGTATCTATTACAATAAAATTATATTCACCGAACATACCATCACCGTAAATTCTGTCTCTAGTCAATCCGGAAAAATTTGCTACTAAAGCATCTTTAGATTTAGTGAAACGATTAAAAAGCGTAGATTTTCCTACGTTTGGTCTTCCTACTAAGACAATTGCTGGTTTATACGACACGATAAAAACTTTATAAAGAAAATTTCAAAATTAAATATTATAACAACATAAATATTATTATATATAAGCAAATAAATGATTTAGAGTTCATGGATTATAAAAACTAACAGAATCAATTTTTGATTGAATTACTGGCAATAAAGGATCATTTTCTTCTATTGCCTCCATTGCTTTTGTCCACCAATAAATAGCCTCTTTAATATGACTCTGAGCAAAGAAAATATCGCCTTTTTTATCTGCAACCAAACTAAAGAAAGAATCACATGGAATATCTAAGTAAGCAATAGACTCCTGGTATTTCTCTTGATCTAATAATAAACAAGATATTCTCAAACTAGCAATAGACTTAATTAAAATACTATTAGAATTATCATTAACCCATTTTAGTTCATTCAAAGAACCTTGCAAATCACCGCCATCATATAATGCTCTTGCTGTTAATAAACTTCCAAAATATGCATAACTAGTATTAGAATAACCATTGCGCAAAATATTCATAATATATTTAATTTTATTTAGATCAACAGAATCAGAATTTAAATTTTTATTTAAAACTTCAAAATATTCTAACGACTTGTCTAATCTATTTTTATTATAAATTTTCCACGAAAATGAGCCGGCAGTAACTATAATAAAAAAACAAAGCAAAAATATTTTCGCGAAATTACTCTTAAAAAAACCATAAAAAGAATAATCTTTTCGTAAGAAATTAATCATTTCATAAGCCTTTTTCTTAAAAAAGACTCTAGATTTTCAATTGGCATAATTTCTTGCTCCTTGAAAATATCATTAGGATATTGACGTAAATTCTTTACACTAACTGAATTGTTAATTATCTCGTTTTCACCAAATATTACAGCAATAAGAGCCCCACAAGAATCAGCAATCTTAAATTGACGCCTAAAACTATCCCTACCACTGTGTAAAATAACCGAAAAACCTGAATTGCGTAACTGCTCACTAATTTTCAATG
The genomic region above belongs to Candidatus Kinetoplastibacterium blastocrithidii (ex Strigomonas culicis) and contains:
- the der gene encoding ribosome biogenesis GTPase Der, whose protein sequence is MSYKPAIVLVGRPNVGKSTLFNRFTKSKDALVANFSGLTRDRIYGDGMFGEYNFIVIDTGGFEPLSKDKMYMKIANQTNQAILDADIVIFLVDGKDGLCNTDYDIANFLRKLSVTNVFLVINKSEGRSIDTIASEFHELGFGAPFLISASHGDGIGFLIESIFKSKLYIDKYSKNDNVDSQNDDLYKKIRLSIVGQPNVGKSTLINSILGEERLITFDSPGTTRDSINIDFNFSGRSYVLIDTAGLRRRSRVSDCIEKFSVIKTIQSIEKSNVVILTLDANTGISDQDARIASFILESGKAIVIAINKWDSISLDSRSAIEREFKRKLHFLSFANMYFISALRKTNIKRLLFSVNDAYDAAFVKLPTPKVTRVLLDATKQQPPPKKGIFVPKLRYAHQGGQNPPVIVIHGNCLTSIQDSYVRYLESFFRREFKLSGTPLRIEFKSSKNPYI
- a CDS encoding YfgM family protein, which translates into the protein MINFLRKDYSFYGFFKSNFAKIFLLCFFIIVTAGSFSWKIYNKNRLDKSLEYFEVLNKNLNSDSVDLNKIKYIMNILRNGYSNTSYAYFGSLLTARALYDGGDLQGSLNELKWVNDNSNSILIKSIASLRISCLLLDQEKYQESIAYLDIPCDSFFSLVADKKGDIFFAQSHIKEAIYWWTKAMEAIEENDPLLPVIQSKIDSVSFYNP
- the hfq gene encoding RNA chaperone Hfq encodes the protein MNNKGQMLQDPFLNILRRDHVPVSIYLVNGIKLQGQVEAFDQYVVLLRNTVTQMIYKHAISTVVPSRAVDLQYNSDSE
- the hflX gene encoding GTPase HflX, giving the protein MRALVIAVNLNKDNFQCDIDEFIMLAQSAGANILHIELFKKDMPDNKFFIGSGNVQKILSLLNDLSIEIILFNQALLPSQHRNLEKIWNVRVVDRVSLILDIFALRAKSHEGKLQVELAQLKHLSTRLTRLWTHLERQRGGIGMRGPGESQLEMDRRVIGSKVKILKERIKKIKLRRISQRGLRERNGAFSVSLVGYTNSGKSTIFNILAKDKVYVANQLFATLDITSRRIWVGDDIDKDIILSDTVGFIRDLPHSIVEAFHATLEETASADLLLHIVDSSSNEMYDQIENVNKVIKEIGASNIPTVLVYNKTDKSKITSKLLYDDSAGLVAKVFMSAVNLDGVDFLKSVISNASKVLRNNV